A genomic region of Rhizobium sp. NXC24 contains the following coding sequences:
- the mobB gene encoding molybdopterin-guanine dinucleotide biosynthesis protein B, producing the protein MTTKRPKIFGIAGWKNSGKTGLAVRLVTEFTRRGYKISTIKHAHHDFDIDKVGADSFRHREAGAHEVTIVSGTRYAIMHELRGEPEPSFEEILARLAPCDLVLIEGYKREPIPKIEARRLEAANRVPLAPQDPHIVAIATDHPVEDAGALTVFDLDDTLAIADFIAATVGLGELAKE; encoded by the coding sequence ATGACAACCAAGCGACCCAAAATCTTCGGCATCGCCGGCTGGAAGAACTCCGGCAAGACCGGCCTTGCGGTGCGGCTTGTCACCGAATTCACCCGCCGCGGCTACAAGATTTCGACCATCAAACATGCCCACCATGACTTCGACATCGACAAGGTGGGCGCCGACAGCTTTCGCCATCGCGAAGCTGGAGCGCATGAAGTCACCATCGTTTCCGGCACGCGCTATGCCATCATGCACGAACTACGCGGCGAGCCGGAGCCGAGCTTCGAGGAAATCCTGGCGCGGCTTGCCCCTTGCGACCTCGTCTTGATCGAAGGCTACAAGCGCGAGCCGATCCCCAAGATCGAAGCTCGTCGCCTCGAGGCGGCCAACCGCGTGCCCTTGGCGCCGCAAGACCCGCATATCGTCGCCATAGCCACCGACCATCCGGTGGAGGATGCCGGCGCACTGACCGTCTTCGATCTCGACGATACCCTGGCGATCGCCGATTTCATCGCTGCGACGGTTGGCCTCGGCGAACTGGCAAAAGAATAA
- the mobA gene encoding molybdenum cofactor guanylyltransferase MobA → MPGFIPDPADIPPYLLAGGRSSRMGANKALALLGGETLLTRIAARIGQQQRKPVALNADADWSDTEGLPLVPDTIPGKLGPLAGVHTAMRHAVMRHPDASHIATAPIDSPFFPIDLVARLAETIEDRDEIAIATSLGRDHPVFGVWPVSIANDLATWLVKDDKRRVRDYLARHSVRTVEFAMIQTPIGSLDPFFNVNTPEDLIAAETWLAALEQTS, encoded by the coding sequence ATGCCCGGCTTCATCCCCGATCCCGCCGATATCCCGCCCTATCTGCTCGCCGGCGGTCGCTCCAGCCGCATGGGTGCGAACAAGGCGCTTGCACTTCTCGGTGGCGAAACTCTTCTGACGCGTATAGCCGCTCGCATCGGACAGCAGCAGCGAAAGCCGGTTGCGTTGAATGCCGATGCCGATTGGTCGGATACGGAAGGGCTGCCGTTGGTTCCCGACACCATCCCCGGCAAGCTCGGCCCGCTGGCGGGCGTGCACACCGCCATGCGCCATGCGGTGATGAGGCACCCGGACGCGTCGCATATCGCTACGGCGCCGATCGACAGCCCGTTTTTTCCAATCGATCTGGTCGCCCGGCTGGCCGAAACGATCGAAGACCGAGACGAAATCGCGATAGCCACATCATTGGGTCGCGATCATCCGGTGTTCGGCGTGTGGCCCGTCTCGATTGCCAACGATCTCGCGACCTGGCTTGTCAAGGATGACAAGCGACGCGTCAGGGACTATCTCGCGCGTCATAGTGTCCGAACGGTCGAATTTGCCATGATCCAAACGCCGATCGGTTCCCTCGATCCCTTCTTCAACGTCAACACACCAGAAGACCTGATCGCCGCAGAAACATGGCTCGCGGCATTGGAGCAGACATCATGA
- a CDS encoding OmpA family protein: MGKRSRLFASAAFPLLSLSLAFEPAAATALRDQAIAPLSNAAAGSVAVNGNASFEVAQEQPAPDGQSEEELKKRKKPGGAEQGEPQGQKHQAAPAQQGGAEPQRKMKEAQPEGQPEQQKPAKQQQETQQPKALQPQAVPETQQAQPEQKKHKQNAEQQPAAQPEVAPQPKAAQQQAAPETQPQGQPELKKRQKKQDQSAEPAQQPAEQKAAPAQQQAPAAQPTQSGQAQPETPAQPEKKKHQKLQGQSAEPAQQPAEQKVAPAQQPAEQKVAPALQQAPATEQAQPKTQVQPGNQVEPGTQQGQKPATGKLPQTEQGAQQPAATPEQKPVQKNLGQQAQPQNEVAPQVGKQQQPNVETGAPAQGNAVQAPANGAAQQGAQTAAPAAGGEQVSPQELERRKKIAANPAASNETVILPVQNGAAVLDSDKDAARRGFRQGGQAAGGQAQTGAGQAQTGQAQNAPVQQPQAYAKAPTSDAEAQRALAGQQQQQPVRIEAITSEQGRRLDRRPDFASPEGVALQPNGNQGGRVILNIDNTYVVRHDDSARFIREGERPIYEQLPRDRYRETIDQPDGDRIITVRNRYGDVIQRSRIDARGREYVLFYSPELEDQPDRDDYFRDPGDELPPMRLRIPLNQYIIDTGTDREADYYDFLREPPVEPVERVYSLNEVRYSARIRDKVRRIDLDTITFATGSAEIPMSQASTLRGVADAMGKIVKKDPTETFMIEGHTDAVGTPESNLVLSDQRAESVAKVLSDVYGIPPENLVTQGYGEQYLKVNTQGPEQENRRVTIRRVTALVRPVASTQ; encoded by the coding sequence CTGTCTCTATCACTGGCATTTGAGCCGGCTGCCGCCACAGCGCTGCGCGACCAAGCCATCGCACCGTTGAGCAATGCTGCCGCCGGATCGGTCGCCGTCAACGGCAATGCAAGTTTCGAGGTTGCCCAGGAGCAGCCGGCTCCGGACGGGCAGTCCGAAGAGGAGCTGAAAAAGCGCAAGAAGCCAGGCGGTGCGGAACAGGGCGAGCCGCAGGGCCAGAAGCATCAGGCCGCACCAGCACAGCAGGGCGGAGCCGAGCCACAGCGCAAGATGAAGGAAGCCCAGCCCGAAGGGCAGCCTGAACAGCAAAAGCCCGCCAAGCAGCAGCAGGAAACACAGCAGCCCAAGGCGCTGCAGCCGCAGGCGGTACCGGAAACCCAGCAGGCTCAGCCGGAGCAAAAGAAGCACAAGCAGAATGCGGAGCAACAGCCAGCGGCGCAGCCGGAAGTAGCGCCGCAGCCGAAAGCGGCCCAGCAACAGGCTGCCCCTGAAACGCAACCGCAAGGCCAGCCCGAACTCAAGAAACGTCAGAAGAAGCAAGATCAATCGGCTGAACCGGCACAGCAGCCAGCCGAACAGAAGGCCGCGCCCGCGCAGCAACAGGCGCCGGCTGCACAGCCGACTCAGAGCGGACAGGCCCAGCCGGAAACCCCCGCCCAGCCTGAGAAGAAGAAGCATCAGAAGCTGCAGGGCCAATCGGCTGAACCGGCGCAGCAACCGGCGGAACAGAAGGTAGCCCCAGCTCAGCAACCAGCAGAACAGAAGGTAGCACCGGCCCTGCAACAGGCTCCCGCCACAGAGCAGGCCCAACCGAAGACCCAGGTTCAGCCTGGAAATCAGGTCGAGCCCGGCACGCAGCAGGGCCAGAAGCCGGCGACCGGCAAACTGCCGCAGACTGAGCAGGGCGCGCAACAGCCTGCAGCCACTCCCGAACAAAAGCCAGTTCAGAAGAACCTGGGACAGCAGGCTCAGCCGCAGAACGAGGTAGCTCCGCAGGTCGGCAAACAGCAGCAGCCGAATGTCGAAACCGGTGCTCCCGCTCAGGGTAACGCCGTGCAGGCGCCTGCCAATGGTGCCGCGCAGCAGGGCGCCCAGACAGCGGCCCCCGCCGCTGGAGGTGAGCAGGTTTCGCCGCAGGAACTGGAGCGTCGCAAGAAGATCGCTGCAAATCCTGCAGCCAGCAACGAGACGGTTATTCTGCCGGTGCAGAATGGCGCTGCCGTGCTGGATAGCGACAAGGATGCGGCGCGGCGCGGCTTCCGTCAGGGTGGCCAAGCTGCCGGCGGGCAGGCTCAGACTGGTGCCGGTCAGGCTCAGACTGGGCAAGCGCAGAACGCCCCGGTGCAACAGCCGCAGGCCTATGCTAAGGCGCCGACATCCGATGCCGAAGCTCAACGCGCGCTCGCTGGCCAGCAGCAGCAACAGCCTGTGAGGATCGAAGCCATAACCAGCGAGCAGGGGCGTCGCCTCGACCGCAGGCCGGATTTCGCGTCGCCGGAAGGCGTTGCACTCCAGCCGAACGGCAATCAGGGCGGCCGCGTCATCCTGAATATCGACAATACCTACGTCGTTCGTCACGATGATAGCGCGCGCTTCATCCGTGAGGGTGAACGTCCGATCTATGAGCAGCTTCCGCGCGACCGTTACCGCGAAACGATCGATCAGCCGGATGGCGATCGCATTATTACCGTGCGCAATCGCTATGGCGACGTCATTCAGCGCTCGCGCATCGACGCTCGCGGCCGTGAATACGTGCTGTTCTACTCCCCGGAACTGGAGGATCAGCCGGACCGCGACGACTACTTCCGCGATCCGGGCGACGAGTTGCCGCCGATGCGCCTGCGCATTCCGCTGAACCAGTACATCATCGACACGGGCACGGACCGCGAGGCGGATTATTACGACTTCCTGCGCGAACCGCCGGTCGAGCCAGTCGAGCGGGTCTATTCGCTGAACGAAGTGCGTTATTCCGCCCGCATCCGCGACAAGGTGCGCCGTATCGACCTCGATACGATCACCTTCGCGACCGGCAGTGCGGAAATCCCGATGTCGCAGGCGAGTACGCTGCGCGGCGTTGCCGACGCCATGGGCAAGATCGTCAAGAAGGACCCGACCGAGACCTTCATGATCGAAGGCCATACGGATGCCGTCGGCACTCCGGAAAGCAATCTGGTCCTTTCCGATCAGCGTGCCGAATCCGTCGCCAAGGTCCTTAGCGACGTCTATGGCATTCCGCCGGAAAACCTGGTGACCCAGGGTTACGGCGAGCAATATCTCAAGGTGAATACGCAGGGGCCCGAGCAGGAAAACCGTCGCGTTACCATCCGCCGTGTCACGGCGCTGGTGCGTCCGGTCGCTTCAACCCAGTAA
- a CDS encoding DMT family transporter — MPRTKNTQGALYMAAAMAGFSCSDALSKSVIAVMNAGEIMFLRGLFTSIFVFLLAWNMGALRSWKVILQPMIALRVVCEGIAAATYITALGMMPIANASAILQALPLAVTLGAALFLKEPVGWRRWTAIVVGFVGVLIIIRPGPDGFTTAALLVVASMFATAARDLATRCVSKDVPSLMVTVCTAVSISIFGALSIAPLGGWQPITFTPFSHILLASILVLVGYQSVIQAMRTGEISFVAPFRYLSLIWSALLGLLFFSEMPDAWTMIGSAIVIASGLYTFYRESKRQAVERVAQESEPRVPA; from the coding sequence ATGCCGCGGACGAAGAATACGCAGGGCGCGCTCTACATGGCCGCAGCTATGGCCGGCTTTTCCTGCAGCGACGCACTTTCCAAATCAGTCATCGCGGTCATGAACGCAGGAGAGATCATGTTTCTCCGCGGGCTTTTTACCAGCATCTTCGTCTTTCTGCTCGCCTGGAATATGGGAGCCCTGCGCTCATGGAAAGTCATTCTGCAGCCGATGATCGCGCTGCGCGTCGTCTGCGAAGGAATTGCGGCAGCAACCTATATCACCGCGCTCGGCATGATGCCGATTGCCAATGCCTCCGCCATCCTGCAGGCATTGCCGCTCGCCGTTACCCTCGGCGCAGCCCTGTTCCTGAAGGAACCGGTCGGCTGGCGGCGTTGGACGGCGATCGTCGTCGGCTTTGTCGGCGTGCTCATCATCATCCGCCCCGGCCCCGATGGCTTCACGACGGCTGCCCTGCTCGTGGTCGCCAGTATGTTCGCCACAGCCGCCCGCGATCTGGCGACGCGTTGTGTCAGCAAGGATGTGCCGTCGCTGATGGTGACGGTCTGTACCGCTGTCTCGATTTCCATCTTCGGCGCCCTGTCGATCGCTCCGCTCGGCGGCTGGCAGCCGATCACTTTCACCCCGTTCTCGCACATCCTGCTCGCATCGATCCTGGTGCTCGTTGGCTATCAATCGGTGATCCAGGCGATGCGCACGGGCGAGATCTCCTTCGTCGCACCGTTCCGCTATCTAAGCCTCATCTGGTCGGCATTGCTTGGCTTGCTGTTCTTCAGTGAGATGCCGGATGCCTGGACCATGATCGGCTCCGCCATTGTCATCGCCTCCGGTCTCTATACATTCTACCGGGAGAGCAAACGGCAAGCGGTCGAGCGCGTCGCCCAGGAATCCGAGCCGCGTGTGCCCGCCTGA
- a CDS encoding methyl-accepting chemotaxis protein — MFFIDRLLQSRRIVTKVLIFVVPLVVLIAGIGLVGYHTANILNGHMTVTRATIENISDFENLQAALQEFTTSPSDETRKTLADKIDAQAAGVQRLSGLLSNDQRAKISAVSDLADKMRTQTAALWNIKQKQDSDVDAIQKAVSGLEASGKAAGKQIDIIRKEFGDKETFAKELLYDAAAFKGLSDKMSNLRIQVQMAADSNEEISDARTYTDAILKQVATSKALVSKRGVALVNGAADAANKLDAVLKGGDTADLKVQAMGPILQSFVKIEGDMTLQSAKNSDTAADRFVSLDKIIDGQKELLDHVDQALGIIDRLTLHTARMENVRDAASRDAVVADLKDLQDAGVKISALGQTNSTMRDFSARTQPLIDSVTKGSADLLQTASDWKKTRVDSNSLLADAMTSLRSFVAQAQEIGKEDSERSANVSVIAMILGTLLAIVGGLMLVETLRGPLKRVTEIMTRLASGDLEVAIDGRNRGDEIGDMVRSVTVFRDAAVENVRLEREAESARALSAEDAARRAADRARIEAEQKQALNALADVLSKLADGNLEESMREDLSADFVEMAFTYNHAVEALRETLTDVRYTAEEIKGGTGNLAASADDLARRTEQQAAALEESSRALHRLSDVVRSTADRAKQTAVSVNETQAYATQSGEVVAKAVGAMSEINRSSEKIVTIIGVIDEIAFQTNLLALNAGVEAARAGEAGRGFAVVAQEVRELAQRCANAAKEIKGLISASSSQVQNGVHLVEQTGAALAEIIGHVTGVQKLVADISAATAEQSTGIEEVTRAVGEVELITQRNAAMVEENNAEIHGLRQRVDMLSDKIDRFRTGDGDGAHEGYGYRAA, encoded by the coding sequence ATGTTCTTCATTGATCGTCTTCTGCAAAGCCGCCGGATCGTGACCAAGGTTCTTATCTTCGTCGTACCGCTGGTGGTGCTCATCGCCGGCATCGGCCTGGTTGGCTATCACACGGCCAATATTCTCAACGGCCATATGACCGTGACGCGGGCGACGATCGAAAATATCAGCGACTTCGAGAACTTGCAGGCTGCTTTGCAGGAGTTCACCACGTCGCCATCCGATGAAACGCGCAAGACGCTTGCGGACAAGATCGATGCGCAGGCGGCCGGCGTCCAGCGTCTGAGCGGCCTGCTCAGCAATGATCAACGCGCCAAGATCTCCGCCGTCAGCGATCTGGCCGACAAGATGCGCACGCAGACGGCCGCCCTTTGGAACATCAAGCAAAAGCAGGACAGCGATGTCGACGCGATCCAGAAGGCAGTGTCGGGGCTCGAAGCCAGCGGCAAGGCGGCTGGAAAGCAGATCGACATCATCCGCAAGGAGTTCGGCGACAAGGAAACCTTCGCCAAGGAACTGCTTTACGATGCCGCTGCCTTCAAGGGCCTGTCGGACAAGATGAGCAACCTGCGCATCCAGGTGCAGATGGCCGCGGATTCCAATGAGGAAATCTCCGATGCGCGTACCTATACGGATGCGATCCTCAAGCAGGTCGCCACGTCGAAAGCTCTTGTTTCCAAGCGTGGCGTCGCGCTGGTCAACGGCGCGGCCGATGCTGCCAATAAGCTTGACGCAGTCCTGAAGGGCGGCGACACCGCCGATCTGAAGGTCCAGGCCATGGGACCGATTCTGCAGAGCTTCGTGAAGATCGAAGGGGATATGACCCTGCAATCGGCCAAGAACAGCGATACTGCCGCCGATCGCTTCGTCAGCCTCGACAAGATCATCGACGGCCAGAAAGAATTGTTGGATCACGTCGACCAGGCGCTGGGCATCATCGATCGCCTGACGCTGCATACCGCACGGATGGAGAATGTGCGCGACGCTGCCTCGCGGGACGCCGTCGTTGCCGATCTGAAGGATCTGCAAGACGCCGGCGTAAAGATCTCTGCGTTAGGCCAGACCAATTCTACGATGCGCGATTTTTCTGCTCGTACTCAGCCTTTGATCGACAGCGTGACCAAGGGTTCGGCCGATCTGTTGCAGACTGCGTCCGACTGGAAAAAGACGCGCGTCGATTCCAACAGCTTGCTGGCGGATGCGATGACGTCGCTGCGCAGCTTCGTTGCGCAAGCGCAGGAGATCGGCAAGGAAGACAGCGAGCGCTCCGCCAATGTCTCCGTCATTGCCATGATCCTCGGTACGTTGCTTGCCATCGTCGGCGGTCTAATGCTGGTCGAAACGCTGCGTGGACCTCTGAAGCGGGTTACCGAAATCATGACGCGGCTTGCCAGCGGCGATCTGGAAGTGGCGATCGACGGCCGCAATCGCGGCGACGAGATCGGCGATATGGTGCGTTCCGTCACCGTCTTCCGCGACGCTGCCGTGGAAAATGTCCGCCTGGAGCGGGAGGCCGAGAGCGCACGCGCTTTGTCGGCGGAGGATGCCGCACGCCGCGCCGCCGACCGCGCCCGCATCGAAGCCGAGCAGAAGCAGGCGCTGAATGCGCTGGCAGACGTTCTCTCCAAGCTTGCGGATGGCAATCTGGAAGAGAGCATGCGCGAAGACCTCTCCGCCGATTTCGTCGAAATGGCATTCACCTACAATCACGCTGTCGAAGCCCTGCGCGAGACGTTGACGGATGTCCGCTACACGGCCGAGGAGATCAAGGGCGGTACCGGCAATCTCGCCGCATCCGCCGACGATCTCGCACGCCGCACCGAGCAGCAGGCGGCTGCCCTCGAGGAAAGTTCGCGGGCACTCCACCGTCTGAGCGACGTCGTGCGTTCCACCGCCGACCGCGCTAAGCAGACGGCGGTCTCGGTCAACGAGACCCAGGCTTACGCAACGCAATCCGGCGAAGTCGTCGCCAAGGCCGTCGGCGCCATGAGTGAGATCAACCGCTCGTCGGAAAAGATCGTCACGATCATCGGCGTCATCGACGAAATCGCCTTCCAAACCAACCTGCTGGCGCTGAATGCCGGCGTCGAAGCCGCCCGCGCCGGCGAGGCCGGTCGAGGTTTTGCTGTCGTCGCGCAGGAAGTGCGCGAACTGGCGCAGCGCTGCGCCAACGCGGCAAAGGAGATCAAGGGCCTGATTTCGGCAAGCTCCTCGCAGGTGCAAAATGGCGTCCATCTGGTCGAGCAGACCGGTGCTGCGCTCGCCGAAATCATCGGCCATGTGACCGGCGTGCAGAAGCTCGTCGCCGACATTTCCGCGGCAACGGCCGAGCAGTCGACCGGGATCGAAGAAGTGACGCGAGCGGTCGGCGAAGTCGAGCTGATCACCCAAAGAAATGCGGCGATGGTGGAAGAAAACAACGCCGAGATTCATGGCCTGCGCCAACGCGTCGATATGCTCTCCGACAAGATCGACCGCTTCCGCACGGGCGATGGCGACGGGGCACATGAAGGCTATGGGTATCGCGCCGCCTGA